In Cryptomeria japonica chromosome 5, Sugi_1.0, whole genome shotgun sequence, the genomic window AGATGTCTCGGGACTATAACTACCTAGATGAGGTGGTAAATTCATTATTCCAATTTTATGTATGATTACATAACATAATTGAGACTATGGGATCTATAATTAACCCTGAGCACCATGCTATGTGCTAAATGTACAATGTATCCCCTATGAATCCCCATCAAAACTTTAAAactatcctcttatataaaccttTTTTTCCCTGAGATGTGACAAGCTACATTTTATAGAAGGCATCCATTCCTTGAAAAGGATGAATAACTGCATAAGAAAGAAGCAAAAAAGATACAAAGTTTAAAACAAAATGGCAGACATAAAAAATCTTTTAGCTGAAGAGATGTCAAACTAACAATATATTTTTTGCATTAAATTTGATGAATAAAGCATGACTTTGAAGTGGCATGTTTCAAATCTAAAACAATGTATCACTGCAGCTAGTTGTATGGAATTAAAGAATATGTGATGTGATGGAGAAATCTACTGAGAGAAACTTGAAATAATAGAAACATGTGCTTACTTTAGTTGGAAAGTTGAAGAATATTGTGATAAATTACTGTATCAGAGGTATAAAAGACCACAAAAATAGAATATATTAAACCATGATAGTAACAATGATAGTATTATACTATTATGGGAGAAGGGCAACAGTGTGCTTGTGGAGAGAACCCAAATAATTGATTTGGCCTATATAGGTTACAGCTGTCTTTGTTAGAAGGACAGAGAAACTGGTAAAAGATATAAGACAAATGTGCATGTATTAAGGTGCACAGGACCATGAGTAGCTTCCTTTGTCTGCAAGCAGAATTGACAGCCTTAGTCAGATTTCCAGGTCTTGGTGAAAACCATTGATGCTAGACAAAGGAAGAATGCTGTACTCTTGCTCTTTCCCGCAATGGTCTTGGTTGAAGGTTTTTCAATAGCGATCAGTCACTAATATCAGTGACTGGTTGGCATTGGCATGTAAATTACATAACTATTTCCACTAGTTGTGTGCTGCAATAGTGGGTCAACATATTTGTATAGCGTATGCCCTGTCATTAATCTACAAAAGGTTCTGTATTTAGTTTTAGAGAATAATACAACAGATAAAATAGAGTTATGAAATAACCGGACACTAATTGTTATCCATGCAGTTTAGAAATGAATGCCCTCATTTGTCTCTGTTACTATCAAATAACTCAAATGACAAAAATGTTTGACTCCACAGACAATAATCAGTACACTTTTCTGAGGACTCTGCCTTTAACATCATCATCACCTACAGAAAATCTGCATATCTATAAGCAAAGGCAGAGAGAGGAAGTGAACTACTTTTAGGTTTCAACATGAAGCATATGCTAAAATTGTTGAGTGACCAGAATACATGATAAATGAATAACAAAAGGATCTGGTATAATAACTCAAGTGACAAAAATGTTTGATTCCATAGAGAAAATCAGTACACTTTTCTGAGGACTCTGCTTTCGACATCATCTTTGCTTACAGAAAATCTGCACATCTATAAGCAAAGGCAGAAGGAGTAAGTGAACTACTTTGAGGTTGCAATGTGAAGCATATGCTAAAATGTTGAGTGACCTAAATACATGATAAATTAATACAAAAGGATCTGATATAATAACCCTTGACTTAGGGTGTGTATGCTAAATTGTGAGTGAAAACCTTCATGAATGAACAATTAGCAGTCATTTACACCCAACCTGACAATAACTCGGAACCAACAAAGCTTGGTAACATCAAGTTGCACAGACTATCACACATGATAACACACACTTCTTGAAGAAACTGGCATAGAATAAACTTTAATTGTTTCATAATGGGAAAAAAAAATCTGTATAAGACAAGTTCAAAAAATAtctgaaaaattcaaaaatgataATAGTTAAAGTGTGATGGAAAAgttatttttgctttatgaaataGATCAACTAGTAGTGCCAAGAAATAGTGAACTGTAGTCTTACATCAGCTACACATTGTTTCTCAATGCCTAAAGCCTTTCTCAGACTTTCTTCTCGCTTGTCAGCCTCAGCTATAGCAGCTAAGTGAGCAGCTTGGTTACACTTAAAATTTCCTTCAGCTTCTCCTGCTGTTAGTTTCAACTGCTCATATTTAGATATCAATTCTTTGCGCTCTAACAATATAAGCCCCATGTTATATTGATAATCATATATCTGCACAACCAACACCAAGCCAGAAAGGAATTATTAAACACCAAATTTAGAAAGAATTCAAATACAGCATCACTTTTAATCACAGAAATTCAATAGTAGAGGCAAATGCCATTAATAGAACAGCTACAATGTAAACTACTAATGTTTAACAAAAGAAGGTGATTTTCTGCTGCATTATTCTTCTGTTACAGGGGAATCTAAAAACTTTTTAACATTCCAACCAAAAACTGGAAGCAAAGTTCAACTTTATTCAGCTGTCCTCGCAAGCAAAAATCTGTTCTACAATTTTGTTTATTGAATTCCTTGTTAATTACATAAAGCAAATCTATATGTTACTTTAACATACAAACTGCAACGGTACAAATACAAAGGTCCAAACTGCCAACCATTCATAATATTGTTACGGATAAAAATGAACAAAAGTAAACATGCACCAGAACCAAAACATGAACTCTTTTATTAATAATACGAGATGTACTCCCTTGGGATGTGATTTAGCTATAAGTCCAAGCACATACCACAATAACCCAAGTTCAAAATTTGGCAGGCATGACCCTTGTTATAATATGATGATTGTACTTAAGGTTCTTGTAGTTTTTGTTTACAGTTTCACAGTGTGTGTGTGTCAAGGTTACATTCTGTAGTATTCATAATTGTACTTAAGGTTCTTGTAGTTTTTGTCTATAGTTTCACAGTGTGTGTGTGTCAAGGTTACATTCTGTAGTATTCATAAAATCTTTTCCAGGCAAAAAGGCAAAACATAATAAGAACGTAAAAACATAGTCCAGTGGCAAACAATCTAGCAGTAAAATTGATTGCCCTGTACCAAACTCCACTAGTCATGCAATACAAAAGTGGCAAACAATCTAGTGGCAAGATAATTGCCACAAACGAAATTGCATCAGCCATGCAACCCACTTCAAAACAGCCACAATAATGTAGGTCCACCAGGACAAGGCTGGAAGCAAATGCGACCGGAATTTTGGCAGAAAATATACGCATCAAACATGGCTTCTATGCCAAATGCCTATGTTGCTGAATCATACAATTCCAGGTACAAAACGTACCAGAATTGGATTCTGAAACTAATTTCCTGTGTGTGCGTCCGAGGCTCATGTTCTTAGATGCCGAAATGTCTAGCAATTCTAGTTTGAACTTTttgatattaataatatattattaagacCTACAGTGCTGATTAGTTAACTCAGAACTAATCTGTCATGagattctggtttgatctttttgatattgaaaACTGGATTTTAATTAGTATGCtatgtttcaaaatttgaaatttgtaatggttttgtttaacatatgtattggtatatgacattctaaacttaattctatatatatgtgtatgtacacacacacacacacacacacacacacacacacatatttgtcgTACCATCATTTCATACCCAAGTACCCGTTCCCGTTCTCATAGAGACCCTGGACTCACCAAGACTTGGCGGGCCCAAGCCAGGTGACCCTAGGCAAGTCCCAAGGGCCCAGACTGGGACTCGTCCGAGTCTTGGGCAAGTCTTGGCGAGTCCAGGGACTCACAGATTTGGCCCAGACTCACCGAGTCTTTATGCCTGGACTCGGCtagacaaaaaaaatttaaatctcaaaaaatgacaaaaacgacaaacaaaaaaattgaaatttccccGCACCTCTTCTATCATCaggtttttctcacatctaacaccttgtgtGGATCACTGAGGCTATGGATCCTGTCTTTAGTGACGAGGACCTTGATCGGGTCGACCAAGCAAATAGAGAggctgaggttgtagccatggcagaggagatTAAAGCACGAGCAAACACAGACAAAATTGATGTTGGTGAGGGTGGCATGGAGTTATGGACAGAAGCTATGGCTACTGAATCATATAGAACCTACCTTAAATGCCTTCGTAGCAAGGATGCaggctcctttgagccatagacttgtagttattgttttgatatttgtgtggaacatttgatgtcatgggtTTTATATTCCATGAGATTTGTAtacatttgaaaatatttatatatctaagtttGCTATTTTCTttagctacaatttgtgtttatacttatgtgattgatgtatacttgtgcatgtaatcaaattagcttctatttgatgatgttattgtgcctTTAaggttgtaatgtccctttttgtaaAATGCTTAGTTTACCCTAAATTACAATTCCTAGCCATTAAGGGTGGGTTAGAGAGGGAATATCTTTGTCTCTTTAATAGGAAAACCCTGCAAACAGGTTAGGAAATGAATCTGACACACTAATTATGATAATAAAGAATGACTGACTTTGATTCATAAAGCAAGAAAGACTAACTATGATTCATAAAGTAAAGTAGAAAGACTATAAAATAAAGAAAGaccacttgatgtagagttcaaaaTCATAAATCATAACTAAAGGAATCCCATCATAGCAAACTAGGATGGGTAAACTGATAGGGTGTCTTAACCATAGAAACCACAGTCGGGAAAAAAACGCGTTTTTTCCCGATTAATCGCGGATCGGATGGAATGCCGATGAATACCTCAAAATCGCGCAAAAAAATCGTTGACTTTTTTCAACGATTTTTAACGATTTTTTACCGATTAAATCGCGGAAAATCGCGCCGAAAATCGCGCCGAAAATCGACGAAAATCGCCAATAAAATGCCACgtaaaaaaaaaccctaaaccgCGCGAAAATCGTCTGCTTTTTTTCTTTATAACTGTTTCGCGCTTCGGGTTTTCCATATCTCGCCCGATAACTTGCAGGCTGAGAGTGCGGTTTACGGTTTGCACGCTGAGAGTGCGATAACATTTAGTTTGCTCTCCTCGCTGGTGTTGCTACGCTAGTTCGCTCCAGTTCTTTCCGGCTCCTTCACCGAACTGGGCTACCTCTCCCCACCGCCATTCTTCACCTCGCTGGTGTTGCAACACTTCCAGGTATTTACGCTCAACATACATTCTGTGCAAAATGACCATTCTCCAGTCTGTGCAATATTTGTCATACTGTGAAATACTAGGAAGTTGGTAAATAACTTTTGATAAATTTTTTAATAAGAGATAACTTTGTTTGCAACGATGTTGCTGCACGATCAGGATCAGACAAATTCAAGGAAAGTATAGCATAGGGACTTTGTAAATAATATCCATGTAGAGCTATTCCAATCACGCATTCCATTTTCTTATTTCCCATTCAAGAATTTCCTTGAAATATGTAAACGCCAATACATTGCTTGATATGCAATTTTGAGGGGAAAAGAATCATTTTCAAGGGTAAAAGGAACACCAGAAAAGAAGAAAAGCATTTTGAACATCAGTATTCTTATATTATAATTTAACTGTGATTAGGACATTAGGCATTGGTAACCTTGCACTGATACTATCACTCCCAATAAAAATCAGGAGAATGTAAACACTGTCGAACAACGATAAGGAACTCAGAATGCATACAAAAACACAGGTTTATATTCCAAAATTACAAATGCACATTAATCATCAATTTGGAAATCTTAGTGCAGGAGTCACTGTCTCTGCTTGCATGATGTGGGAAAAAACTGTTGATTGAATAAAATCATAACCAAGATTATAAAATGCATATAAACAATAAAGAACTTATTTTCTCAGTATCAGTGAAAATTTTATCCAGGAAATTTAAATTTGCTATTTTAGAAAGTAGGATTAATATCTTCAAGTTAAAATCATTTCCCAATACACACTGTTTTATCTTAATCAACTATACATCAACCCTAAAGTTGCCTTTTAACAACTCAAAACAATGTCCTGAGAAGCACACCCATCCCTTTGCACTTCTGATTTGAGATaattgcgataacataaaatctcAAAGCAAAGCAATTATCACATCCTTTCAAAATCAAGCAGATACAATTTTCACGATTTAAGTACCCATGAAATTTGTATTCACAAATGATCCTTACAATATACCCATGTTTCATTCCTAAATActaatctatctttttccttttcacTCTTAATGTTGCACCCTCAATTCTTCACACATCTAAAGCATTTTCTACACATCAATAGCTATTAATTGTGTTTGAGCTTTTCTAATACTGTTAGTGGTTGAATTGTACTTACATTGTGTTTTATCCAATCTGCAGCAGAGGATACATATCAACTTGTCTTCTCCCTTTAATGAGTCCTCCATCCCGATGCTTGAGATAGCATATTGAACTTCCATTGTCAAGCCAAGTCCAAAATAAGCATTGTTTATGTCCTCTTGCTTATTCTAACATATGCTATATATTTTGAAATTGTACACTTCTTTTTTCATTTCCTTCCCAAGAAAAAATTGTATCCACTACTCTCACAAAACCAAATACCCTTCAATCTTATTCAATAATCAACATTACTGCCCTCTATCGATCCAATCAAAGAGAAAAGTAAGGATTCATTTTATTCAGGCATGTGAATTTATCCAAGAAGAGGAAAAAAACATACCTAAGATTTTAATTTCAATCTTTATAAAAACAAACACATTACAACTTTCAGATTACTCTTTTTGAGAGATCATAAATACTGCATGTACCTTTACACAATAAAAAGCCTAagattttaattttcttattaaaAAAGTAATCCTTGCATCTCCCCCTTTCGATAACTTTTGGTAAATAACATTTGATAAATTTGTATCACTGGTCTTGCAATAGTCTGTAGCTTATGTAAAACAACCCCTTTTGTAATTTCAATCACTGTCAAACCCATAAAGCTTCTCTGTACTAACACCTTTTAGATCAGCGACTGAATCTTTTTGATCAGTTGCCTTGTGATTTTGAGTTGATATGATAGTACTCTTATGACAAGTGTTCTTGACTGTATTTCCTGCTATATCTTTGATAGTAAACTCCGATTGTCCTGCTCTGAGCCTCTGAGATTGTTTGTCTCCTAGGTCACTTGATATTTGTTAAATGCTTGTAGTATTATATCCATTGCCTAAATCATTTATTCAAAATATTGTTTGTCTCCTAGGTCCCTTGGTTGGTAACGTTACTAACTCAATTTCTGATTTAGGCAATAATAAAATCCGAGAAGGTATAGATGGCTTGAGAAATGAATTTTACCTTCCTCTACAATCCTAAAGCAGTTTGTACACTTGTGTACAACTGGGCTTTAATCTTAGTAGCTTTATCAGTGTTCTTCTTTAGATCAATTAAGGAAGAAAACAACAAGTGTTGACTCTGTTTTTGCTCTATGGAATACTCTGGGAAACTAACACCATTTTGCATTTGTCTTTTCTTAGGCTGAGATTGTAAACTTTTCTGTTGTAAGTTCAAATTTTAAATTGCCTTTGGGTTTTCTTCAAGGGACTCTTGAGCATATTTAGTATTTACTTATTGACTTAATCATTGAACTGGAGTCTATCTTATATATTTTGTTCTTACTTTATTCCTCTTCATAGTTTCTACTTGGTGGTAGTGATAACAGGGTGTCCAACTTTAACCCCCCGTGCTTTGGCCTTTCATCAGCATTTATGTGAATATTTCATCTCAACTTAAACACAATAAAATAGAAACTAAGTAGAAGCACTTGAGGTACCTGCAGGAGGAAAGGGCACTTTAACTTCACTAGATCCTATTTGTATCACTGGTCTTGGAATTAAAATGTCTTTTGCATACtgcttcaaaaaatttaaaaactgaGTGTAATGTTTTTGCAGAACTAATTCTTGATCACCATGCCACGCCAAAAAGACTTTGCATGGACACATTGCACAGCAATTCCTGGTAGCACGAAGGTCAAGTGCAATTGGTGTCAAGATGAGATCGGTGGTggaatttatcgtttcaaatggcaTTTGTCAAAAGAACGAGGAAATAACACCGAGATATGCAAAAAATGCCCTGCAGATGTCTCGTATCAGGCAAAGCAATCTCTTGAAGGGATTGCTGAGAATaaggccaaaaaggcaagaattgggGTTGAACTAGGTTCTTCTTCTACAAATCCTAGGATGCATGATTTGGGTGAGGATGGTGAAGATGGGAGTTTCAGGGAATCTGGGTCGACACATAATTCTATAGCACGTGGACCAAACACAGGTGGAGGAAACACTAATGCTTTCTTCCAACCTCGTACCACACCaggatcacaaaccactttggagagtacaggatggaggaaaactgtcactgaacaagcaaagaaggcaattgctaattattggtactcctctcacacagcattccatgcttccagaaatccatattggcaacccatggtagatgctattgcagctgtaggtcctgggtttcaagccccatcttgtgaatcattgagggttggtatgctgaaagatgcagtagaggatgttcaaGATGTTGTTAAACAACATCGATTGCAGTGGGCTAGAACCGGTTGCAGCATCATGTCAGATGGTTGGACAGATAGAAGGAACCGAActctcattaacttccttgtctcttgtgagattggcactgtttttttgaaatctgtggatgcatctaatatgatgaaatccacaaatgcattgtttgagatgtatgacgtggtagttacggatgtagggccacaaaatgtggttcaatttatcacaGACAATGCTGCTGCTTGTGTTGCTGCAGGGAGACTTCTGACAGATAAATATCCTTCCATGTTTTTTACACCATGTGCAgcacattgccttgatctaaccctagaggacattggCAAAATTGAATGGATTAAGGTTGCATTTCAGAAAACTCACAAGGTTACCAAATTTGTTTATAATCACACAAGGGTTTTGGCTATAATGCGCTCTTTCACAGGAGGCAAGGAGCTAGTTCGACCAGGAgtgacaagatttgcaacatatttccttgCATTACAAACATTATGTGAACAAAAAGGTAATTTGAGGCGAATGTTTGTTTTAGCTGAGTGGATGGAGTCTGGTTTCACAAGTCAAGCAAATGGCATAGCAGTGGCAGAGTATATGTATTCTACCACATTTTGGGAATCTATTGAACAAATTGTAGAATTTTCAGAGCCTTTAGTAAAAGTCTTGAGACTAGTGGATGGAGATAAACCCCCCATGGGATATGTGTATGAGgctatggatagggccaaggaggtgatAAGGAGTAAGATGGAAAATAACAGAGATAAGTATATGCCgttgtgggacataattgataggagatgggatgGACAAATGCACACTCCTCTCCATGCTGCAGGATATTTTCTCAATCCTCTGTTATTCTATAAGACTGACTTCCTGGAAATTGATGCTGAGATCAAACAAGGCTTCTTCAAGTGCATGGAAAAAATGTTTCCTGACTTGGAAAAATTTGATGCGGCTACGATAGAGCTGGAAATGTACAAGCATGCTAAGGGCTTTCTCTCTTCTAGGGCTGCTATACAAAGCAGAAAGACAATTCAACCAGGTAGACTCTATAAACTTttgacaatctctttattttgccaacCATTAAGTTTGTTAAGATTATAACATACTCTTAGtcttacaatatcatctccatataatgtgtttttcagctgcatggtgggcttcttttggagatgaaataccaaatttaaggtggatggcggtgcgtattttgagccaaccatgtagcTCATCAGCTTGTGAGCGTAATTGGAGTGTGTTTGAACACATACATTCTAAGAAACGCAACCGCCTATCACAACAACGACTAAATGACTTGGTATTTGTTCATCACAACCTCCGCTTGAAGATAAggaaagctcaaggtgagaatattaatatatagttgcAGTTTTTTGACTTTTATTCACtattcattggtttttcatttgtaAGGGAAACACTAATTTCTACATGGGCAAAATCAGGAACTATTGAGGAATGCTTGCCAATTGACCTCGATGAGATATATCCAGAGTGCGAGTTgattgctgctgatgatgatgatgatgatgatgatgatgatgttgatgatgattatgttGTTGCTGATCGTCCGCTTGTgtctgaagattttgatatcatgaGGCAAGCCAACTTTCGTCCTGAATGGGTTGAAGGAATTAGGACAGGCTCTTACCCAGGAGCTTCATCATCAGGGCCTCCTGCTCTCTAGCATgtcattgcctacatttgagattttggaattttgtacttagtttacaGGTTGACTTTAttcaaagtcacaaactatattgtaattgacattttgacatctatcaccatctagatattatttatggtgtagtatattttgtggaacgtaatcagtgatatgaatataaacaacaaaaatctatttcctgcaattcatgttttcaagtgtctattttatttgcctacaatatctctatgctatggaaataccctaaaatatataaaaaaagtagtttttgattgtttttctgcaattttttacgtttttttgtatatccgattttttcccgattttttcccgattttttgaaaaaatcttatacttttgttttgccgattaattccccaaacgattattgTTTCCTTGGTCTTAACAACCATTCTCTCTTAATAGAGCCACACTTGATAGGGTGTCTTACCAACTGTTCGCACTCAATCGAGCCACACTTGATAGGGTGTCTTATTAACTGTTCT contains:
- the LOC131031218 gene encoding uncharacterized protein LOC131031218, with the protein product MESGFTSQANGIAVAEYMYSTTFWESIEQIVEFSEPLVKVLRLVDGDKPPMGYVYEAMDRAKEVIRSKMENNRDKYMPLWDIIDRRWDGQMHTPLHAAGYFLNPLLFYKTDFLEIDAEIKQGFFKCMEKMFPDLEKFDAATIELEMYKHAKGFLSSRAAIQSRKTIQPAAWWASFGDEIPNLRWMAVRILSQPCSSSACERNWSVFEHIHSKKRNRLSQQRLNDLVFVHHNLRLKIRKAQGTIEECLPIDLDEIYPECELIAADDDDDDDDDDVDDDYVVADRPLVSEDFDIMRQANFRPEWVEGIRTGSYPGASSSGPPAL